One genomic window of Mercenaria mercenaria strain notata chromosome 2, MADL_Memer_1, whole genome shotgun sequence includes the following:
- the LOC128555334 gene encoding brain protein I3-like — protein MSKPEGPPPSYQQSGYPPQTGYPPQAGYAPQQGYAPPPPQGYTQQSSNVVVVTQPQQVVAVGSCRVCGVGHVSENFTGLGIILAICFFPLGVLCCFLLMEKRCDRCGASF, from the exons ATGTCAAAACCTGAAGGTCCGCCTCCAT cTTACCAACAGTCTGGCTACCCTCCCCAGACTGGGTACCCTCCACAGGCTGGTTACGCTCCACAACAAGGCTATGCACCGCCGCCACCACAAGGATATACACAACAGTCAtctaatgttgttgttgttacccAGCCACAGCAAGTTGTCGCCGTTGGAAGTTGTCGAGTCTGTGGG gttggTCATGTTTCAGAAAATTTCACAGGACTGGGTATTATTCTGGCGATTTGTTTCTTTCCACTTGGAGTTCTGTGTTGTTTCCTTTTGATGGAAAAGAGATGTGATAGATGCGGAGCATCATTTTAA